One genomic segment of Borrelia coriaceae includes these proteins:
- the bamB gene encoding outer membrane protein assembly factor BamB, with the protein MDKKDLKKFTITILIILILSCSSESIFSQLSKLQKINSKNNILDSSSPSGISLVNNTLYIAAMHLFKKENGNVTRVNFSNSYEFVIDLVNISGTTYLLVQNKNGKLELYSLENNNWKLKFHKDLIPIKFLKSISTNGITSAYILALEEKGNQIIIDIDGTNQTPNGTTNNDIFYQISNKNKLITGKFAKIWQLNGAEVKKINSTNEIMAIIETSIRGSEETLVLTGKEDDTSDNKFKIYSSKNNYQAPIFNHDGIGDFNAYFAREVDGIILIGSNNGFIELIKDKDTFTLQAPSESVLPGSYNGSQLSKTRLNDIIPISNKTIYILTQGKGLWKIENKKLIKE; encoded by the coding sequence ATGGATAAAAAAGATCTTAAAAAATTCACGATAACAATATTAATAATATTAATCTTATCATGTTCAAGTGAATCTATCTTTTCTCAGCTCAGCAAGTTGCAAAAAATAAACAGTAAAAATAACATCTTAGACAGCTCAAGTCCTAGTGGAATTTCATTAGTCAATAACACCCTTTACATTGCAGCCATGCATTTATTTAAAAAAGAAAATGGCAATGTAACAAGAGTCAACTTTAGCAACTCTTATGAATTTGTAATTGACCTTGTAAACATATCAGGCACAACATATTTATTAGTCCAAAATAAAAATGGCAAGCTAGAACTCTATTCTCTTGAAAACAATAACTGGAAACTTAAATTTCACAAAGACCTAATCCCAATTAAATTCTTAAAATCTATAAGTACAAACGGCATTACTTCGGCTTACATTCTAGCATTAGAAGAAAAGGGAAACCAAATTATCATAGATATAGATGGAACTAATCAAACCCCCAACGGTACAACAAATAATGATATATTTTACCAAATTTCAAATAAAAATAAATTAATTACAGGTAAATTTGCAAAAATTTGGCAATTAAATGGTGCTGAAGTTAAAAAGATTAACTCAACAAATGAAATAATGGCAATAATTGAAACAAGCATCCGTGGGTCTGAAGAAACTCTAGTACTCACTGGCAAAGAAGATGATACATCAGATAATAAATTCAAAATATACTCAAGCAAAAATAACTACCAAGCTCCAATATTCAATCACGATGGAATAGGAGATTTTAATGCATACTTTGCAAGAGAAGTTGATGGAATAATACTTATCGGAAGCAATAATGGATTTATAGAACTTATCAAAGATAAGGATACCTTTACTCTTCAAGCACCTTCAGAATCTGTCTTACCAGGTTCTTATAATGGTTCACAATTAAGCAAAACAAGACTTAATGATATTATACCCATATCAAACAAAACAATTTACATATTAACCCAAGGAAAAGGATTATGGAAAATTGAAAATAAAAAGTTAATTAAAGAATAA
- a CDS encoding P13 family porin, with translation MQKVLIVMLFFVSIVVGLAQSYDEMAADSVVTTGGNLEKLLLYETYKKNPLVPFLFNFFVGFGVGSLLQGDITGGLLVLGFDILGLGLVSYGAYSMSQFHSVGDISTPKVALSLVTLGGITLALTRIVEIILPFTHASSYNRKLQENLGISLGGFQPEFDINFNGNAGLVFELAFTKKY, from the coding sequence ATGCAAAAAGTATTGATTGTAATGTTGTTTTTTGTTTCTATTGTTGTTGGTTTAGCCCAAAGTTATGATGAGATGGCGGCTGATAGTGTAGTGACTACTGGTGGCAATTTGGAGAAGTTGTTGCTGTATGAAACTTATAAGAAAAATCCTTTAGTGCCTTTTTTATTTAATTTTTTTGTGGGTTTTGGTGTAGGATCTTTATTGCAAGGTGATATTACTGGTGGATTATTGGTTTTAGGCTTTGATATTTTGGGTTTAGGTTTAGTGAGTTATGGTGCATATTCTATGAGTCAATTTCATTCTGTTGGTGATATTAGTACACCAAAGGTTGCATTATCTTTGGTGACTTTAGGGGGAATTACTTTGGCTTTAACACGAATTGTTGAAATTATACTTCCCTTTACACATGCGTCTAGTTATAATAGGAAACTTCAAGAGAATTTGGGAATATCATTGGGAGGATTTCAGCCTGAATTTGATATAAATTTTAATGGAAATGCTGGGTTAGTTTTCGAACTTGCTTTTACTAAGAAGTATTAA
- the lepB gene encoding signal peptidase I, producing the protein MYLEKLDKFANFLVEIIERYLTYRKKRKYFCKLRAKRRGFVLNFLLELLGASIFVLAINQYFLQAYRIPSGSMENALQIGDLLFVDKFSYGPELLPGICKVSGIKEPDETDIVIFENVEYQSRGLFFDILHRLLYMLTFSFVDLDRDENGNPSVRFLVKRALFADGKLVRFRNGVVFVKKEGEENFVEEDSYKVSLGYNYRIKKLIEASDYKVYDNLAMFIALNQLNVNLDDISDFSFFNIREVDRFEIERLEYRYLVAFMPYVDYYMEKAIVRDYGIYVPYGYVLPIGDNRDNSYDGRFFGVIDKNKILGRAFFMYFPFYRIGLI; encoded by the coding sequence GTGTATTTAGAAAAATTAGATAAGTTTGCTAACTTTTTAGTAGAGATTATTGAGAGATATTTAACTTATAGGAAGAAAAGGAAGTATTTTTGTAAATTGAGAGCTAAAAGACGAGGTTTTGTGCTTAATTTTTTACTTGAACTTTTGGGAGCCTCGATTTTTGTTTTAGCAATCAATCAATATTTTTTACAAGCATATAGAATTCCATCAGGCTCGATGGAAAATGCTCTTCAGATTGGAGATTTATTATTCGTCGATAAGTTTTCTTATGGCCCTGAACTTTTACCGGGAATATGTAAAGTAAGTGGAATCAAAGAGCCAGATGAAACAGATATTGTGATTTTTGAAAATGTAGAATATCAATCAAGAGGTCTTTTTTTTGATATTTTGCATAGATTGCTTTATATGTTGACTTTCAGCTTTGTTGATCTTGATAGGGATGAGAATGGAAATCCTAGTGTTAGATTTCTTGTAAAAAGAGCATTGTTTGCAGATGGTAAGCTTGTAAGATTTCGAAATGGGGTAGTGTTTGTTAAGAAAGAAGGTGAGGAAAATTTTGTAGAAGAAGATTCTTATAAAGTTTCATTAGGATATAATTATCGTATTAAGAAGCTTATAGAAGCTTCCGATTATAAAGTTTATGATAATCTTGCTATGTTTATTGCATTAAATCAATTGAATGTTAATTTAGATGATATATCTGATTTTTCGTTTTTTAATATTAGAGAAGTTGATAGGTTTGAAATTGAAAGATTGGAATATCGTTATTTAGTAGCTTTTATGCCGTATGTTGATTATTATATGGAAAAGGCAATAGTTAGAGATTATGGAATATATGTACCTTATGGGTATGTATTGCCTATTGGAGATAATAGAGATAATTCTTATGATGGTAGATTTTTTGGCGTTATAGATAAAAATAAGATTCTTGGTAGAGCTTTTTTCATGTATTTTCCTTTTTATAGGATAGGGTTGATTTAA
- a CDS encoding DUF188 domain-containing protein: MLNKIFVDADSCNLRVVKFLQNFVSNRNVELILVANRHLNLKILNNTSVKIARDVDSLILRLIDRNSMVITRDISFVKNLLNLKVKVMNDEGQVFDTNNINYLYFRSKLNINLGIKVKKYFREDANQKKYSNFAMNFHSLFFN, translated from the coding sequence TTGTTAAATAAGATTTTTGTTGATGCTGATTCTTGTAATTTGCGTGTAGTCAAATTCTTACAAAATTTTGTATCCAATAGGAATGTGGAGCTTATTTTAGTTGCAAATAGGCATTTAAATTTAAAGATATTAAATAATACTTCTGTTAAAATTGCAAGAGATGTTGATTCTTTAATTCTAAGATTAATTGATAGGAATAGTATGGTTATTACTAGAGACATATCATTTGTTAAAAACTTATTGAATTTGAAAGTTAAAGTTATGAATGATGAGGGACAAGTTTTTGATACAAATAATATTAATTATTTGTATTTTAGATCTAAATTAAATATTAATTTAGGCATTAAAGTTAAGAAATATTTTCGTGAGGACGCTAATCAAAAGAAGTATTCAAATTTTGCAATGAATTTTCATAGTTTATTCTTTAATTAA
- the smpB gene encoding SsrA-binding protein SmpB: MSSLLLENKKAKFNYFIEDKISCGIVLKGTEVKSIKLKKFSFNDSFANIKKNEVWLENLHIARYKEGNIFNHEEIRHRKLLITKKEIQKLKKFKEKEGYTLIPLSIYMKNALIKVELGVCKGKKLFDKREVLKHKSIKKDLAREIKQYR; this comes from the coding sequence ATGAGCTCATTACTGCTTGAAAACAAAAAAGCAAAATTCAATTACTTTATTGAGGATAAGATAAGCTGTGGAATCGTTTTAAAAGGAACTGAGGTTAAATCTATCAAGCTAAAAAAATTTTCATTTAATGATAGTTTTGCTAATATTAAAAAAAATGAAGTTTGGCTTGAAAATTTACATATAGCAAGATACAAAGAAGGTAACATATTTAATCATGAAGAAATAAGACACAGAAAACTTCTTATAACAAAAAAAGAAATACAAAAATTAAAAAAATTTAAAGAAAAAGAAGGATATACATTAATTCCTCTCTCAATTTATATGAAAAATGCACTAATAAAAGTAGAACTTGGAGTATGTAAGGGCAAAAAATTATTTGATAAAAGAGAAGTGCTAAAACATAAAAGCATAAAAAAAGATTTGGCTCGTGAAATTAAGCAATATAGATAA
- a CDS encoding SUMF1/EgtB/PvdO family nonheme iron enzyme: protein MFKKNDGFNINEELLTVKLKPILGIIPKVYVTFTIIILPLIIILSLIINTKLNNPGAYLKIKTNINNAHVYLDEKYIGRTPLKKYINATKGTIKIQRLGFESYEKKIEIQHRFFTSYQLNIDLKLKDPDKIIAQRQKELSIMTKIKNTNDNTKLIPIFSFIVNDLQSSPKHIKKFFKTSIAYIHSDTIFKDFLVAYKNIYSINDNNNQKIWKSLQQNFNLEDRAIIWFFENLDKEQQKQISNETWFKTLIKKLKNENKILKFETKNINLPLTNFKKIKSQNIASIQNYKLYSQNFTLKTTYKLKEFLIQNKNVTKAEYQKFLNENPKWTLNNKDNLIKKELVDESYLKTFKQMSSNEDITHISYHAAIEYARWYSSNLPKGFKARLPISQEWELYQKEVPKAIESLNINEISKKVGFWNLMQNSSFNESFLFQDTNDIYPENSNFNSLITEIRTYNYNNNPTLKPSTKASFLKHWCSPNIGFRIVIEKE from the coding sequence ATGTTCAAAAAGAATGATGGTTTTAATATTAATGAGGAATTACTTACAGTAAAGTTAAAACCAATATTAGGCATAATCCCAAAAGTTTATGTTACATTTACAATAATCATTCTACCCTTAATAATAATACTTAGTTTGATCATAAATACCAAATTAAACAATCCTGGAGCATATTTAAAGATAAAAACTAATATCAACAATGCACATGTTTATCTAGACGAAAAGTATATTGGAAGAACTCCTTTAAAAAAATATATCAATGCTACTAAAGGAACTATAAAAATTCAACGACTAGGTTTCGAATCTTATGAAAAAAAAATTGAGATACAACATAGATTTTTCACAAGTTATCAACTTAACATTGATTTAAAACTAAAAGATCCTGATAAGATTATTGCACAAAGACAAAAAGAATTATCGATTATGACAAAAATCAAAAACACTAATGACAATACAAAATTAATTCCCATATTTTCATTCATTGTAAATGATTTACAAAGCAGCCCAAAACACATAAAAAAATTTTTTAAAACCTCCATTGCATACATACATTCAGACACAATATTTAAAGACTTTCTAGTAGCATATAAAAACATATATTCAATAAACGATAATAACAATCAAAAAATATGGAAATCTTTACAACAAAACTTTAACCTAGAAGATAGAGCAATAATTTGGTTTTTCGAAAACCTAGATAAAGAACAACAAAAGCAAATATCCAATGAAACATGGTTTAAAACGTTAATAAAAAAATTAAAAAACGAAAATAAAATATTAAAATTTGAAACTAAAAATATAAATTTGCCTCTAACAAATTTTAAAAAAATAAAGTCACAAAATATTGCAAGTATCCAAAATTACAAATTATATTCACAAAATTTCACACTTAAAACTACATATAAGTTGAAAGAATTCTTAATTCAAAACAAAAATGTGACTAAAGCCGAATATCAAAAATTTTTAAACGAAAATCCAAAATGGACCCTAAATAATAAAGATAATTTGATAAAAAAAGAACTCGTAGATGAAAGTTACCTTAAAACCTTCAAACAAATGTCTTCAAATGAAGATATTACCCACATATCTTATCACGCAGCAATAGAATACGCTAGATGGTACTCTTCAAATCTACCTAAAGGATTTAAAGCAAGACTTCCTATATCTCAAGAATGGGAACTATATCAAAAAGAAGTACCAAAGGCTATAGAAAGTCTCAACATAAATGAAATATCTAAAAAAGTCGGTTTTTGGAATTTAATGCAAAACTCAAGTTTCAATGAATCCTTTTTATTTCAAGACACAAACGATATATATCCTGAAAACTCAAACTTTAATTCACTAATCACTGAAATTAGAACATATAACTATAATAACAATCCAACGCTTAAACCTTCAACTAAAGCTTCATTCTTAAAACATTGGTGTTCACCAAACATTGGATTTAGGATAGTTATTGAAAAGGAATAG
- a CDS encoding DNA topoisomerase IV subunit A, with product MDIKTLLKDNFLQYSSYVIKDRAIASVIDGFKPVQRRIIHSLFEMNDGNFHKVANVVGNTMKYHPHGDTSIYEALVNMANKDLFIEKQGNFGNLLTGDPASASRYIECRLTPLAFEVLYSKEITSYEASYDGRNYEPLIFPAKIPVILIQGSEGIAVGMAAKILPHNFNEILRAVKSELLGEAYELYPDFPTGGIVDVNEYADGNGKVLVRAKIEPTDDNKAILIKELPFGETTESLIASIERAIRKNYIKVSSINDFTTENVEIELTLPRGVYASEVIEKLYHYTNCQVSISVNLLLLSERYPVIYTVTDIIKFHAEHLQKVLRMELELEKNKILEKIFSKTLEQIFIENKIYKILETIARESDVVNIVLSEILNYRDSLYREIVVDDIESLLKIPIRKISMFDINKNNKDIRALSKELKSVESNIHSIRGYSINFIDKLLAKYSKIYHRKTEISLIKSKNVREIATKNMKVYLNLETGFVGTSLIDGEFIGNASYYDKILIFKRNSYVLKNIEDKTFIDKNNVNALVYDINNSKDQVFSIIYLNKSDNFYYVKRFKIDKFITDKIYEFLNDGDEFIDFALEPKFIEFFTSRDVVKIIDINDFMIKSRMSVGRRIASSAIKKVKFK from the coding sequence ATGGATATTAAAACATTACTTAAAGATAATTTTTTACAGTATTCATCTTATGTCATTAAGGATCGTGCAATTGCCAGTGTTATCGATGGATTTAAGCCTGTGCAGAGACGAATCATACATTCTCTTTTTGAGATGAATGATGGTAATTTTCATAAGGTTGCAAATGTTGTTGGAAATACAATGAAATATCATCCGCATGGAGATACTTCAATTTATGAAGCACTTGTTAATATGGCAAATAAAGATTTATTTATTGAAAAGCAAGGGAATTTTGGTAATCTTTTAACAGGAGATCCTGCTTCTGCATCGCGTTATATTGAATGTCGATTAACCCCGCTAGCATTTGAAGTGCTTTATAGCAAGGAAATAACCTCTTATGAAGCTTCTTATGATGGTCGTAATTATGAACCTTTGATTTTTCCTGCCAAGATTCCTGTAATACTTATTCAAGGGAGTGAGGGCATTGCAGTTGGTATGGCGGCTAAAATTCTTCCTCATAACTTTAATGAGATTTTGAGAGCTGTTAAAAGTGAGTTGCTTGGAGAAGCTTATGAGCTTTATCCTGATTTTCCAACAGGTGGCATAGTCGATGTTAATGAGTATGCTGATGGAAATGGCAAAGTTTTGGTACGTGCAAAAATTGAGCCTACAGATGATAATAAGGCTATTTTAATAAAAGAATTGCCATTTGGAGAGACTACTGAGAGTTTGATAGCTTCAATTGAGAGGGCTATTCGGAAAAATTATATTAAAGTCTCAAGTATTAATGATTTTACTACCGAAAATGTAGAGATTGAATTGACTCTTCCAAGGGGAGTTTATGCGAGTGAAGTTATTGAAAAACTCTATCATTATACAAATTGTCAAGTTTCTATTTCTGTTAATTTGCTTTTACTAAGTGAGAGATATCCTGTTATTTATACTGTAACAGATATTATTAAGTTTCATGCGGAGCATTTGCAAAAAGTTTTAAGGATGGAACTTGAATTGGAAAAAAATAAAATACTTGAAAAGATCTTTTCTAAGACCTTGGAACAAATATTTATTGAAAATAAGATTTATAAAATTCTTGAGACTATTGCTAGGGAATCTGATGTTGTTAATATTGTACTAAGTGAAATTTTAAATTATAGAGATAGTTTGTATAGAGAGATTGTTGTAGATGATATTGAAAGTTTGCTTAAGATTCCTATTAGAAAGATAAGTATGTTCGATATTAATAAGAATAATAAAGATATTCGAGCTCTAAGTAAAGAATTAAAGAGTGTAGAGAGTAATATTCATTCAATTAGAGGTTATTCAATCAATTTTATTGATAAGCTTCTTGCAAAATATTCCAAAATTTATCATAGGAAAACAGAAATATCCCTTATTAAGTCAAAGAACGTTAGGGAAATAGCTACTAAGAATATGAAAGTTTATTTGAACTTAGAGACAGGTTTTGTTGGAACCAGTCTTATTGATGGCGAGTTTATTGGTAATGCGAGCTATTATGATAAAATATTGATATTTAAGAGGAATTCTTATGTTTTAAAAAATATTGAAGATAAAACTTTTATTGATAAGAATAATGTGAATGCTTTAGTTTATGATATTAATAATTCTAAGGATCAGGTGTTTTCTATAATTTATTTAAATAAATCTGATAATTTTTATTATGTTAAGAGATTTAAGATAGATAAGTTTATCACTGATAAGATTTATGAATTTTTAAATGATGGGGATGAATTTATAGATTTCGCTTTAGAACCAAAATTTATAGAATTTTTTACCAGTAGAGATGTCGTTAAGATAATTGATATTAATGATTTTATGATAAAATCACGGATGTCTGTGGGTAGGAGAATTGCAAGCAGTGCTATTAAGAAAGTTAAGTTTAAGTAA
- the lepB gene encoding signal peptidase I, with the protein MAAYLTFEQRLLRKKRRQNLCKMILLFLVLNYIFMKFVLQICTFQGNEILPSITKNDSLIFISKYMRSLFGSLKVNDIVLYEDLNLRKNFVLNFISDLLFLYKIFNSKRYKIAKIAAIQGDLVYVKGFDVLVYRSASNSYYLNSNFMRGYRLNDFFSTNEIIKCFSLKKNEFFLLNEDLKILNDSRVFGPVKQFHILSCLILRLMDYKIVK; encoded by the coding sequence ATGGCAGCGTATTTGACTTTTGAGCAAAGACTTTTAAGGAAAAAGAGAAGACAAAATCTTTGTAAAATGATTCTGTTGTTTTTGGTATTAAATTATATTTTTATGAAATTTGTTTTACAGATTTGCACTTTTCAAGGCAATGAAATATTACCTTCAATAACAAAAAATGATAGTTTGATTTTTATTTCAAAATATATGAGATCTCTTTTTGGTTCTTTAAAAGTAAATGATATTGTGCTTTATGAAGATTTAAATTTAAGGAAAAATTTTGTTTTAAATTTTATCAGTGATTTATTGTTTTTGTACAAAATTTTTAATTCAAAAAGGTATAAAATTGCTAAAATAGCTGCTATTCAGGGAGATTTAGTTTATGTTAAAGGTTTTGATGTATTGGTTTATAGGAGCGCTAGTAATTCTTATTATTTGAATAGTAATTTTATGCGTGGTTATAGATTAAATGATTTTTTTAGCACTAATGAAATAATTAAGTGTTTTTCTTTAAAGAAAAATGAGTTTTTTCTTTTAAATGAGGATTTAAAGATTTTAAATGATTCTAGAGTATTTGGACCTGTTAAACAATTCCATATTTTGTCCTGCTTAATATTGAGGCTAATGGATTATAAAATTGTTAAATAA
- a CDS encoding YebC/PmpR family DNA-binding transcriptional regulator, which yields MSGHSKWSTIKRKKGALDAKRNKIFTKLIREISIAAKMGGGDIISNSRLRLAVDKARVSNMPKDNIEKAIKKGIGDNTGTEYFELTYEAYAPYGVALIIQCLTDNKNRTASEIRSVFSKSGGSLGAPGSVSYMFHKKGLISYNLDKYPEEEIMEFALEAGAEDIYSEGSQIEVITNSESLETILSILSTKFEEDIAEIVLIPENKLSLNKEQMEKVLALIEKLEDFDYVQEVVHNLEIIDGIY from the coding sequence ATGTCTGGTCATAGTAAATGGTCAACTATAAAGAGAAAAAAAGGTGCTCTTGATGCTAAGAGAAATAAGATTTTTACTAAATTAATTCGTGAGATAAGTATTGCTGCCAAAATGGGTGGAGGTGATATTATTTCTAATTCTAGGTTGCGACTTGCTGTTGATAAAGCTAGAGTTTCTAATATGCCTAAAGATAATATTGAAAAGGCAATAAAGAAGGGTATTGGGGATAATACGGGCACTGAATATTTTGAGCTTACTTATGAAGCTTATGCACCTTATGGTGTGGCTTTAATAATTCAGTGCTTAACGGATAATAAAAATAGAACAGCAAGCGAGATACGGAGTGTTTTCTCAAAGAGTGGTGGTTCTCTTGGGGCTCCAGGTTCTGTATCTTATATGTTTCATAAAAAGGGGTTAATTTCTTATAATTTAGATAAGTATCCTGAAGAGGAAATAATGGAGTTTGCGTTAGAAGCAGGTGCGGAAGATATTTATAGTGAAGGTTCTCAGATAGAGGTTATAACAAATTCTGAGAGCTTGGAAACTATTTTATCTATTTTGAGCACTAAGTTTGAGGAAGATATTGCAGAGATTGTTCTTATTCCTGAAAATAAGCTTTCTTTAAATAAAGAGCAGATGGAAAAAGTGCTTGCTCTTATTGAAAAATTAGAAGATTTTGATTATGTTCAAGAAGTTGTTCATAATTTAGAAATTATTGATGGGATTTATTAG
- a CDS encoding BB0027 family outer member beta-barrel protein produces MRKNFLVELILIFLLHINVHETEAYSIDRNENSVMEVDLSLGVPLFYHDLSRVFSSNLYPGGIGALKYKYHILNNLAIGLELRYLFNFDINHSFNLLNPDSGIGKTFSTVPITFITTYVFDIGELFQIPIFSNIGFSLSSYGDKSDSISNLRTFDAMPIISIGSGILWNFNYQWALGITTAWWTMFEFGNLAKTGHFLLISLSIIVNINKL; encoded by the coding sequence ATGAGAAAAAATTTTTTAGTAGAACTTATTCTAATATTCTTGTTACATATAAACGTACATGAAACGGAGGCATACTCAATTGATAGAAACGAGAACTCTGTTATGGAAGTAGATTTAAGCTTAGGAGTTCCCCTCTTTTACCACGATTTATCAAGGGTCTTTTCTTCAAATTTGTACCCGGGAGGAATTGGAGCACTCAAATACAAATATCATATCCTAAATAACTTAGCTATAGGTTTAGAACTTAGATACCTGTTTAATTTTGATATCAATCACTCATTTAACTTATTAAATCCTGATTCTGGCATAGGGAAAACATTCAGTACAGTACCTATTACCTTTATAACAACATATGTCTTTGATATAGGAGAACTCTTTCAAATACCAATATTTTCAAATATAGGATTTTCTCTAAGCTCTTACGGCGATAAAAGCGATAGTATCTCAAACTTAAGAACTTTCGATGCAATGCCTATAATATCCATCGGTTCTGGAATATTATGGAATTTCAACTACCAATGGGCTTTAGGCATTACAACTGCATGGTGGACAATGTTTGAATTTGGCAATTTGGCTAAAACCGGACATTTTTTACTAATATCACTCTCAATAATAGTGAATATCAACAAATTGTAG
- a CDS encoding bifunctional 5,10-methylenetetrahydrofolate dehydrogenase/5,10-methenyltetrahydrofolate cyclohydrolase — protein MSNVFNGKLFASQYYLFLKEFLSNHDLVNKVSLRVILANDNPASKLYVSIKERVSREIGINFNVIKLAGDFGQDNILQLIEAENVNEDTDGIIVQLPLPDTIDVNMILNSIVSTKDVDGLSDINLGKLILCDKSGFIPCTALAVLKVLFDERIETSGKTVVVLGRSSLVGRPISILLSCKPYDATVITCHSKSTNLDVYVRQADIIISAVGKPKLIDASMIDRNPYVIDIGISRVGIDGHDVLLGDVDFESVKENVKFITPVVGGIGPVTVLMLMFNTIKAHLMRHNKFDILEKLVKLVEV, from the coding sequence TTGAGTAATGTTTTTAATGGTAAACTTTTTGCAAGTCAGTATTATTTATTTCTTAAAGAGTTCTTGAGTAATCATGATTTGGTGAATAAAGTTTCTTTAAGAGTGATTTTAGCCAATGATAATCCTGCAAGTAAACTTTATGTTTCTATTAAGGAAAGAGTGTCTAGAGAAATTGGTATTAATTTTAATGTTATTAAGTTGGCTGGGGATTTTGGACAGGATAATATTTTGCAATTGATTGAGGCTGAAAATGTAAATGAAGATACTGATGGAATTATTGTGCAGTTGCCCCTTCCTGATACAATAGATGTAAATATGATTTTAAACAGTATAGTGAGTACAAAGGATGTGGATGGGCTTTCTGATATTAACTTGGGTAAGTTAATTTTATGTGATAAAAGCGGATTTATTCCTTGTACAGCCCTTGCTGTTTTGAAAGTTTTGTTTGATGAGAGAATAGAAACTTCTGGTAAGACTGTTGTTGTTCTTGGAAGAAGTTCTCTCGTTGGAAGACCTATTTCTATTTTGCTTTCTTGTAAACCTTATGATGCTACTGTGATTACTTGTCATAGTAAAAGTACTAATTTAGATGTTTATGTAAGGCAAGCAGATATTATTATTTCTGCTGTTGGTAAACCTAAATTAATAGATGCTAGTATGATTGATAGGAATCCTTATGTTATTGATATTGGTATTTCTAGGGTAGGAATTGATGGTCATGATGTTCTCTTAGGGGATGTTGACTTTGAATCGGTTAAGGAAAATGTTAAGTTTATTACTCCTGTAGTGGGTGGAATTGGTCCTGTGACAGTTCTTATGTTGATGTTTAATACGATTAAGGCTCATTTAATGAGGCATAATAAGTTTGATATCTTAGAAAAGTTAGTAAAGCTAGTGGAGGTTTGA